In a genomic window of Nodosilinea sp. E11:
- a CDS encoding ABC transporter permease, translating into MNISQLLKPQPGQLALPLAIFLQLFYVVPLVILIATSFQGDGGAVSFDNYSKFFGSSVNVKALTDTFLLGVQVTVACLIIGYPVAYFYVNAPAAWKGILTFLIMLPLLTSAVVRTFGWVVILGRQGLINTALLNLGIIETPIRLLFSHNGVLIALTQIWLPMMVLPIVASLSQIDSRLAAASKSLGGGAWRTFWQITFPLTLPGMISGALLVFALTVSSFVTPSIIGGGQLIYLPTLIYQQGIVLLNQPFAAAVSTLLLIMVIAVVVLLSALGKRSRRYIR; encoded by the coding sequence ATGAATATCAGTCAACTCTTGAAGCCCCAACCGGGCCAACTGGCCCTACCGTTGGCCATCTTCCTTCAGCTGTTTTACGTGGTGCCCCTGGTGATCCTAATTGCCACCAGTTTTCAGGGCGACGGCGGGGCTGTCTCCTTTGATAATTACTCCAAGTTTTTTGGCAGCAGCGTTAACGTCAAAGCCCTCACCGATACCTTTTTGCTCGGTGTTCAAGTCACCGTCGCCTGCCTGATCATCGGCTACCCGGTGGCCTACTTCTACGTCAACGCCCCAGCGGCCTGGAAGGGGATTCTGACCTTTCTCATCATGCTGCCGCTGCTGACTAGCGCGGTGGTGCGCACCTTTGGCTGGGTGGTCATCCTCGGTCGCCAGGGGTTAATCAACACCGCCCTGCTCAATCTAGGCATTATCGAAACGCCGATTCGGCTGCTGTTTAGCCACAACGGCGTGCTCATCGCCCTGACCCAGATCTGGCTGCCAATGATGGTGCTGCCCATCGTCGCCTCCCTCTCTCAAATCGACTCGCGGTTGGCGGCGGCCTCCAAAAGCCTAGGCGGTGGGGCCTGGCGCACCTTCTGGCAGATCACCTTCCCCCTCACCCTGCCGGGGATGATCTCCGGGGCGCTGCTGGTGTTTGCTCTAACGGTGAGTTCCTTCGTTACCCCCTCGATCATCGGTGGCGGTCAGTTGATCTACCTACCGACGCTGATTTACCAGCAGGGCATTGTGCTGCTCAACCAGCCCTTTGCGGCGGCGGTTTCTACCCTGCTGCTGATCATGGTGATCGCGGTGGTGGTGCTGCTGAGTGCCCTGGGCAAACGCAGTCGCCGCTACATTCGCTAG
- a CDS encoding extracellular solute-binding protein, with the protein MNQRLINRVSRRSVLGAGLFLGASWALKGCEASVNQGPAATDANGGESVGGELVVASFPGTTDSLFREGLAPVVADQTGVRISAQPLLAFEQIARVKASPNNPPFDVLILDDGQNAIALAEDLVQPFPVDQSPNSSDVASGFLSDQGLAPIFYAQGIVLAYNTERVQTPPTSWEVMLDPNLNAQLGLVSLNSILGTSFMVEMAKARGGSESNIEPAFEAVAEMLPRVNGVAANPGALLTLFQQGEVDVAPMWHNDVLNLIERGIPLAIANLETGIAAARYSLNIVKNPSAGLDRAVAYVNAMLSPEAQSQVVGEPYFYIPSNTTVPFPPELTETMGISSVDDFISLAHNLDWATINPQRADWIERFNQTVQA; encoded by the coding sequence GTGAATCAACGCTTGATCAATCGGGTATCGCGTCGGTCTGTGCTAGGGGCAGGACTGTTTTTAGGGGCCAGCTGGGCGCTAAAAGGCTGTGAAGCTTCGGTCAACCAAGGCCCCGCCGCTACAGACGCCAATGGCGGCGAATCGGTGGGCGGAGAACTGGTGGTGGCCTCCTTTCCAGGGACGACCGACAGTCTGTTTCGGGAGGGCTTAGCCCCCGTAGTTGCAGACCAAACCGGGGTAAGAATCAGCGCCCAACCCCTCTTGGCCTTTGAGCAGATCGCTCGGGTTAAAGCCTCCCCCAACAATCCTCCCTTTGATGTCTTGATTTTGGATGACGGTCAGAATGCGATCGCCCTGGCGGAAGATCTAGTTCAGCCCTTCCCCGTCGACCAAAGCCCCAACAGCAGTGATGTAGCATCCGGTTTTCTAAGCGATCAGGGCCTGGCCCCGATCTTCTATGCCCAGGGCATTGTGCTGGCCTACAACACCGAGCGGGTACAGACCCCACCCACGTCTTGGGAGGTGATGCTTGACCCCAACCTCAATGCCCAACTGGGTTTAGTCAGCCTCAATAGCATCTTGGGCACCTCCTTCATGGTGGAAATGGCCAAGGCGCGCGGGGGCAGCGAGTCTAACATTGAGCCCGCCTTTGAGGCGGTAGCGGAAATGCTACCTCGGGTGAATGGAGTAGCCGCCAACCCAGGGGCGCTGCTGACCCTCTTCCAGCAGGGCGAAGTGGATGTAGCGCCGATGTGGCACAACGATGTGCTCAATCTGATAGAGCGGGGTATACCCCTGGCGATCGCCAACTTAGAAACGGGCATCGCCGCCGCCCGCTACAGTCTCAACATCGTCAAAAACCCGTCTGCTGGGCTAGATCGAGCCGTGGCCTACGTGAATGCCATGCTCAGCCCCGAGGCCCAGTCTCAGGTAGTGGGTGAACCCTATTTCTACATTCCCTCCAACACCACGGTGCCCTTTCCCCCCGAGCTCACAGAGACCATGGGGATTTCGTCGGTGGATGACTTTATCTCCCTGGCCCACAACCTCGACTGGGCCACCATTAACCCCCAGCGGGCCGACTGGATCGAGCGCTTTAACCAGACCGTGCAGGCCTAA
- a CDS encoding aspartate/glutamate racemase family protein, whose protein sequence is MKISVINPNTTATMTEKIGVAARQVAAPTTEILACNPTMGPVSIEGHYDEALSVIGVLDEIRRGEAAGMDGYVIACFGDPGLGAARELARGPVIGIAEAAMHVASLVAPRFSIVTTLGRTKGIAQHLVTSYGMTAHCAGIRAAEVAVLALEESGSTAYDQILQECRLALVEDEAEAIVLGCGGMADLAAELAANLGVPVIEGVTAGVKLVEAVVALGLGTSKVRDYAYPIAKPCLGLLDKFALPS, encoded by the coding sequence ATGAAAATTAGCGTGATCAACCCAAACACCACGGCGACCATGACCGAGAAGATTGGTGTGGCCGCTCGCCAGGTGGCCGCACCCACTACCGAAATTTTGGCCTGCAACCCGACCATGGGGCCGGTTTCGATTGAGGGGCACTACGATGAAGCCCTGAGTGTAATTGGCGTGCTCGATGAGATCCGGCGGGGGGAAGCGGCTGGCATGGATGGCTATGTGATTGCCTGTTTTGGCGATCCGGGGCTGGGGGCGGCCCGAGAGCTAGCTCGGGGACCGGTGATTGGCATTGCCGAGGCGGCGATGCATGTGGCTAGTCTGGTAGCCCCCCGGTTCTCGATTGTTACCACCCTGGGGCGCACCAAGGGCATTGCCCAGCACCTAGTCACGAGCTACGGTATGACCGCCCACTGCGCCGGCATTCGCGCTGCCGAGGTGGCGGTGCTGGCCCTAGAAGAGTCGGGCAGCACTGCCTACGACCAGATCTTGCAGGAGTGCCGCCTGGCTCTAGTTGAGGACGAAGCCGAGGCCATTGTGCTCGGCTGTGGTGGCATGGCGGACCTGGCCGCTGAGTTAGCCGCCAATTTGGGGGTGCCCGTGATTGAAGGGGTGACTGCCGGGGTAAAGCTGGTGGAGGCCGTGGTCGCGCTGGGGTTGGGCACCAGCAAGGTGCGCGACTACGCCTACCCGATCGCTAAGCCCTGTCTGGGTCTGCTAGACAAGTTTGCCCTGCCGTCTTAG
- a CDS encoding ABC transporter ATP-binding protein yields MQSVQTSHTTASDAIAPEVGVDSHSLSLSQVMHQFGSFMALKDINLSIRPGEFVSLLGPSGCGKTTLLRIISGFLDPTAGNVLIDGQSVRGLSPSQRGTGIVFQNYALFPHMTVWDNVAYGLRAGGKLSRGQIANRVGEMLDMVQLSPMAKRVPSELSGGQQQRVAIARALAVEPRIMLLDEPFSALDKSLRLDMQIEIRRILGDRGITAILVTHDQEEAMSMSDRIAVLSGGEIHQFDTPTNLYDRPATHFVSSFVGVCNHLPGEVLGRSEAGYLVRVLDGELEVTTDQPLAPRSKVTLAVRPENLRVQTQPHRHTLTGTVAMCLPLGAVMTYDVTLADDLHIKLTQTRTLGSQPLVAGDRIHLDLVSPSACAVFPA; encoded by the coding sequence ATGCAATCGGTTCAAACCAGCCACACTACCGCCTCTGATGCGATCGCACCAGAGGTCGGGGTCGACTCACACAGCCTCTCCCTCTCCCAGGTGATGCACCAGTTTGGCTCCTTTATGGCACTCAAAGACATTAACCTCTCCATTCGGCCCGGGGAGTTTGTGTCGCTGCTGGGGCCGAGCGGCTGCGGCAAAACCACCCTGCTGCGAATTATCTCGGGCTTTCTCGACCCCACCGCAGGCAACGTGCTGATCGATGGCCAGTCGGTGAGGGGACTGTCTCCCAGCCAGCGGGGCACGGGCATTGTGTTTCAGAACTACGCCCTGTTTCCCCACATGACTGTGTGGGACAACGTCGCCTACGGGCTGCGGGCCGGGGGCAAGCTATCGCGCGGCCAGATTGCCAACCGGGTGGGCGAAATGCTCGATATGGTGCAGTTGAGCCCGATGGCCAAGCGGGTGCCCAGCGAACTGTCTGGCGGGCAGCAGCAGCGGGTGGCGATCGCCCGCGCCCTGGCCGTAGAACCCCGCATCATGCTGCTCGATGAACCCTTTAGTGCCCTCGACAAGAGCCTGCGCCTTGACATGCAGATCGAGATTCGCCGCATCCTGGGCGATCGCGGCATTACCGCTATTCTGGTCACCCACGATCAGGAAGAGGCGATGAGCATGTCCGATCGCATCGCGGTGCTCTCCGGCGGCGAAATTCACCAGTTCGATACCCCCACTAACCTTTACGATCGCCCCGCCACCCACTTTGTCAGCTCCTTTGTGGGGGTCTGCAACCACCTTCCCGGCGAGGTGCTGGGTCGTTCTGAGGCGGGCTACTTGGTACGGGTTCTCGACGGTGAGCTAGAGGTAACCACCGACCAGCCCCTGGCCCCCCGCAGCAAAGTCACCCTCGCGGTGCGGCCCGAAAACCTGCGGGTGCAGACCCAGCCCCACCGCCACACCCTCACCGGCACCGTGGCTATGTGTCTGCCCCTGGGGGCGGTGATGACCTACGACGTCACCCTGGCGGATGACCTACACATCAAACTCACCCAGACCCGTACCCTGGGCAGTCAGCCGCTGGTAGCGGGCGATCGCATCCACCTCGATCTAGTTTCACCCAGCGCCTGCGCCGTTTTCCCAGCCTAG
- a CDS encoding ABC transporter permease, with product MSSTVVKPKVRPAQDSTASLRQLDSVSFQLVMQIMAWLGLLILTAPTIIVLLASFSSSATLQFPPPGFSLQWYLALFNFPELRAAALNSFQVALITAIVCVVLGVAACLAMISSRGRWVTVMDALVMSPLALPGVALGLGMMSFFAMTGVRLSLFTLIVGHIVICTPYVVRNVLASLTQLGSSLQEASMALGANPAYTFFKVTLPLIKPGVLIGAFMAFLTSFDNVAVTLFLSDARTEMLPIRMWSMIENDLDVRAAAISGVLIFLTALLMIAMERASGLSKALIGNRAQ from the coding sequence ATGTCATCCACAGTTGTTAAGCCCAAGGTCCGGCCTGCCCAGGATTCTACGGCCTCCCTGCGCCAGCTCGACAGCGTTTCATTTCAGTTGGTGATGCAGATCATGGCCTGGCTGGGTCTGCTGATTTTGACCGCCCCCACGATCATCGTGTTGCTGGCGTCGTTTAGCTCCTCGGCCACGCTGCAATTTCCACCGCCGGGGTTCTCCTTGCAGTGGTACCTGGCCTTATTTAATTTCCCTGAGCTGCGGGCAGCGGCGCTCAATAGCTTTCAGGTGGCGCTGATCACCGCTATCGTCTGCGTGGTGCTGGGGGTGGCGGCCTGCCTGGCCATGATCAGCAGCCGGGGCCGCTGGGTGACAGTGATGGATGCCCTGGTGATGTCGCCCCTGGCGCTGCCGGGGGTGGCTCTGGGCCTGGGGATGATGTCGTTCTTTGCGATGACAGGGGTGCGCCTGTCGCTGTTTACCCTGATTGTGGGTCACATCGTCATCTGTACTCCCTATGTGGTGCGCAACGTGCTGGCCAGTCTCACCCAGCTGGGTTCCTCCCTCCAGGAGGCCTCCATGGCTCTGGGGGCCAACCCCGCCTACACCTTCTTTAAGGTGACCCTGCCGCTGATCAAGCCGGGGGTGCTGATTGGGGCATTTATGGCTTTTCTCACCTCCTTCGACAATGTGGCAGTAACCCTGTTTTTGTCTGATGCCAGAACAGAAATGCTGCCCATCCGCATGTGGTCAATGATTGAGAACGACCTAGACGTGCGAGCGGCGGCCATCTCCGGCGTGTTGATCTTTCTCACTGCTCTGCTGATGATTGCCATGGAAAGGGCGTCGGGTCTGTCGAAGGCGCTGATCGGCAACCGCGCCCAGTAA
- a CDS encoding N-acetylmuramoyl-L-alanine amidase, whose protein sequence is MESRWLTLGLTSGAIATLGALVAVAPARAATLQYWAFDAQTNQLVFTTDSEVQPRAQLLVNPTRIVVDLPNTQLGSRSAPQTVGGAVREVRAGQFDSQTARIVIELSSGYSLNPQDVRVQGIRPNQWAVQLPALSQTAAPPTGAIPAPSATTNQVQGNTGTGAQATLNGVVTTGDGFLLRLSGEAPTPTVQFTTDGADNRFAIVDLPNTAVAADLNPNALPNYRYSIITWDVAQQPTSPPSTRITLKLAPTSPDWRALRNNSGVILLPPSGVPISSVSDEPPPLAAAPSQPAPAQPAPAQPAPAQPAPAQAPPTNPTPPPTRSVEPPRLPSAPSGRVVVAIDPGHGGRDPGAVGIGGLQEKQVIFPISLRVAELLESQGVMVVMTRREDVAVDLQTRAAIANRAQANVFVSIHANAISMSRPDVNGIETYFSAESGRRLAATLQASMLAATGMRDRGVKQARFLVLRASTMPAALVEVGFVTGAQDAPRLADPAWRETMAQAIARGILQYLQQGG, encoded by the coding sequence ATGGAGTCGAGATGGCTGACGTTGGGACTTACCTCCGGGGCGATCGCCACGTTAGGTGCCCTGGTTGCCGTTGCCCCTGCCCGGGCGGCCACGCTACAGTACTGGGCCTTCGACGCCCAAACTAATCAGCTGGTGTTTACCACCGACAGCGAGGTGCAACCTCGGGCACAGCTGCTGGTCAACCCCACCCGGATTGTGGTCGATCTGCCCAATACGCAGCTCGGCAGCCGTAGCGCCCCCCAAACCGTCGGCGGGGCCGTGCGCGAGGTGCGGGCTGGCCAGTTCGACAGCCAAACCGCCCGCATCGTCATCGAACTCTCGTCGGGCTACAGTCTCAACCCTCAAGATGTGCGAGTTCAGGGCATTCGTCCGAACCAATGGGCGGTGCAGTTGCCGGCCCTCAGTCAAACGGCGGCTCCTCCCACGGGCGCAATCCCTGCCCCCTCGGCCACGACCAACCAGGTACAGGGCAACACAGGTACTGGCGCCCAGGCCACTCTCAATGGGGTAGTCACCACGGGCGACGGTTTTTTACTGCGGCTCAGTGGTGAAGCGCCCACCCCCACCGTGCAGTTCACCACCGACGGAGCCGATAATCGCTTTGCCATTGTCGACCTGCCCAACACCGCCGTCGCCGCCGACCTCAACCCCAACGCTCTGCCCAACTACCGCTACAGCATCATCACCTGGGATGTCGCCCAGCAGCCTACCAGCCCCCCCTCTACCCGCATCACCCTCAAGCTAGCGCCCACCAGCCCTGACTGGCGGGCCTTGCGCAACAACAGCGGCGTTATTTTGCTGCCCCCCAGCGGTGTGCCAATCAGCAGTGTGTCCGATGAACCGCCGCCGCTGGCGGCGGCTCCCAGCCAGCCAGCTCCGGCCCAGCCAGCCCCAGCCCAGCCCGCACCGGCTCAACCTGCTCCGGCCCAAGCGCCACCGACTAACCCCACACCACCCCCCACTCGGTCTGTCGAACCGCCTCGGCTACCTTCGGCCCCCAGTGGGCGAGTGGTGGTAGCCATCGATCCCGGCCACGGTGGCCGTGACCCTGGGGCAGTAGGTATTGGCGGTCTGCAAGAAAAACAGGTGATTTTTCCGATTTCGCTGCGGGTGGCTGAGCTGCTCGAAAGCCAGGGAGTCATGGTGGTGATGACCCGACGCGAGGATGTGGCGGTAGATTTGCAGACCCGCGCCGCCATTGCCAACCGCGCCCAGGCCAATGTGTTTGTCAGCATTCACGCCAATGCCATCAGCATGAGCCGCCCCGATGTCAACGGCATTGAGACCTACTTCTCAGCTGAGAGTGGGCGGCGGCTGGCGGCGACTCTCCAGGCCAGTATGCTGGCGGCGACCGGGATGCGCGATCGCGGCGTTAAGCAGGCCCGCTTTTTGGTACTGCGGGCCAGCACCATGCCCGCCGCCCTAGTCGAAGTCGGCTTTGTTACCGGTGCTCAAGATGCCCCTCGTCTGGCCGACCCTGCCTGGCGCGAAACCATGGCCCAGGCGATCGCTCGCGGCATTTTGCAATACCTCCAGCAGGGGGGGTAG
- a CDS encoding flavin reductase family protein, which yields MVISGTPDMLTLVTAEMENPAPYHLLTSVVAPRPIAWVSTISAAGVPNLAPYSFFNAVAGFPPTIMFSVAYRRSEPKEKDTLINVKEIGEFVCHVVDESLAEAMVKTAVDLPYGTSEFDAVGLKTVPATEVRPPRLEAASVAMECRVTQIVPVVGATNVMVLGEVLRFHIRKDLYRSDLGLVDTVQMQPVTRLGGPVEYTKIGELIRLQTPKSLA from the coding sequence ATGGTAATCTCAGGCACCCCAGACATGCTCACCCTGGTGACGGCAGAGATGGAGAACCCCGCTCCCTATCACCTGCTCACCAGTGTGGTGGCTCCCCGGCCAATTGCCTGGGTGTCTACCATCAGCGCGGCGGGGGTGCCCAATTTGGCCCCCTACTCATTTTTTAATGCGGTGGCCGGGTTTCCTCCCACGATTATGTTTTCGGTGGCCTACCGGCGCAGCGAACCCAAAGAAAAAGACACGCTGATCAACGTTAAGGAAATTGGGGAGTTTGTGTGTCACGTGGTCGATGAATCGCTGGCCGAGGCGATGGTCAAAACAGCCGTGGATCTGCCCTACGGCACCAGTGAATTTGATGCCGTAGGGCTCAAAACTGTACCCGCCACCGAGGTTCGTCCCCCCCGACTGGAAGCGGCATCGGTAGCGATGGAATGTCGGGTGACGCAAATTGTGCCGGTAGTGGGGGCCACCAATGTGATGGTGCTGGGTGAGGTGCTGCGGTTTCACATTCGCAAAGATTTATACAGAAGCGATCTGGGGTTAGTGGATACGGTGCAGATGCAGCCGGTGACCCGGTTGGGAGGGCCAGTGGAATACACCAAAATTGGCGAATTAATTCGTTTGCAAACGCCTAAAAGCTTGGCATGA
- a CDS encoding aminotransferase class IV yields MAYWFNGQLCQDSEIALTVNDPALLYGATVFTTLRIYGQSLDHPLTQWQAHQQRLAQALEVFGWPCLDWNGLRQGAEALLQTYPVLRLTCLPDGRALVTGRDLPADLATMQSQGIVAWVARGDRYQRPLPAYKTGNYLGAWLALQAAAQHGAREAILVDAQGQWLETSTGNLWGWANGHWHTPGGTSLLAGIGRQLLLEHLEHQGDRVNRAPWPPGIIRRFEALAYSNSAVQVVPIHTVLGDRSRLELNPQHPALEALRAAFEPNST; encoded by the coding sequence ATGGCCTACTGGTTCAACGGGCAGCTCTGCCAAGACAGTGAGATTGCCCTGACGGTGAATGACCCGGCTTTGCTCTACGGCGCCACGGTGTTTACCACCCTGCGAATCTACGGCCAGAGCCTCGATCATCCCCTGACCCAGTGGCAGGCCCATCAGCAGCGCCTAGCCCAGGCCCTTGAAGTCTTTGGCTGGCCCTGCCTCGACTGGAATGGCCTCCGGCAAGGGGCCGAAGCCCTATTACAGACCTATCCCGTTTTGCGGCTCACCTGCCTCCCCGACGGTCGCGCCCTAGTGACCGGTCGCGACCTGCCCGCAGACTTAGCCACGATGCAGAGTCAGGGCATCGTGGCCTGGGTCGCCCGAGGGGATCGCTATCAACGCCCCTTGCCCGCCTACAAAACCGGTAACTACCTGGGAGCGTGGCTCGCGCTCCAGGCCGCCGCCCAGCACGGGGCCAGAGAAGCCATCCTGGTCGATGCCCAAGGGCAATGGCTGGAAACCAGCACCGGCAACCTCTGGGGCTGGGCCAACGGCCACTGGCACACCCCCGGCGGGACGAGCCTGCTGGCGGGCATCGGGCGTCAGCTGCTGCTAGAGCATCTAGAGCACCAGGGAGACCGCGTCAACCGAGCACCCTGGCCACCAGGAATAATTCGGCGGTTTGAGGCTCTGGCCTATAGCAATTCAGCAGTGCAGGTGGTACCGATACACACAGTTTTGGGCGATCGCAGTAGACTGGAACTTAACCCGCAGCACCCAGCCCTAGAGGCTTTACGGGCTGCATTTGAACCCAATAGCACCTAA
- a CDS encoding extracellular solute-binding protein → MAKHQTFHLSRRTLLGAGLFAGTSLLIKACDATPTASNGGGAGGDDTSGGGGRSDLVVTTFAGSWEQLYRDVIVPAYQATAGGSANLVTMVSLEQVAQLTAAPQSPPFDIALIDEGPFNAASKDLFVPVPSELLSNYDQVAPELQSTDGWAPTTGIQVIGLAYNPNEVSTPPTSWEDLYDPQYRGRVSMQGMQTTQGTSVMVQLAKLRGGSESDIEPAFQALEQELRPNLAGLAANSGALATLFQQGEIALAPHDLNNVMALQARGVEIEWVAPQEGAIAMRPSQQIVANTTADLASAAAFIDASLSLEVQTAMAQAPYNFLPVNRNVELSGVLAEKFGSTLDDALSTLVFLDWSQINPQRAEWIERFDRAIQI, encoded by the coding sequence ATGGCCAAACATCAGACCTTCCACCTCAGCCGCCGTACATTGCTGGGGGCCGGTCTCTTTGCGGGTACCAGTCTGCTGATTAAAGCCTGCGATGCTACGCCCACAGCCTCCAATGGCGGTGGGGCGGGTGGTGACGATACGAGTGGCGGCGGTGGCCGATCCGACCTGGTGGTGACCACCTTCGCTGGCAGTTGGGAGCAGCTCTACCGAGATGTGATTGTTCCGGCCTACCAGGCGACGGCGGGGGGCAGCGCCAACCTGGTGACGATGGTCTCTCTAGAGCAGGTGGCCCAGCTAACGGCAGCCCCCCAGAGCCCCCCCTTCGATATCGCCCTGATCGACGAAGGCCCCTTCAATGCGGCCTCCAAGGATTTATTTGTGCCCGTGCCCTCAGAGCTGCTGAGCAACTACGACCAAGTGGCCCCAGAACTCCAGAGCACCGACGGTTGGGCACCCACCACGGGCATTCAGGTAATTGGGCTGGCCTACAACCCCAACGAGGTGTCTACCCCGCCCACATCCTGGGAAGATCTCTACGACCCGCAGTACCGGGGCCGGGTGTCGATGCAGGGCATGCAGACCACCCAGGGCACCTCTGTGATGGTGCAGCTAGCCAAACTGCGGGGCGGCAGCGAGTCTGACATCGAACCGGCCTTTCAAGCCCTAGAGCAAGAGCTGCGGCCCAACTTGGCGGGGCTAGCGGCAAATTCGGGAGCGTTGGCCACCCTCTTTCAGCAGGGGGAAATTGCCCTGGCTCCCCATGACCTCAACAACGTGATGGCTCTCCAGGCGCGCGGGGTAGAGATTGAGTGGGTGGCTCCCCAGGAGGGAGCGATCGCCATGCGGCCCTCCCAGCAAATTGTGGCCAACACCACCGCCGACCTCGCTAGCGCTGCCGCCTTTATCGATGCCAGCCTAAGTCTAGAAGTGCAAACGGCTATGGCTCAGGCCCCCTACAATTTTCTGCCGGTCAACCGCAACGTCGAGCTATCGGGGGTTTTAGCCGAGAAATTTGGCTCTACTCTCGACGACGCCCTCAGCACTTTGGTGTTTTTGGACTGGTCGCAAATTAACCCCCAACGGGCCGAATGGATCGAGCGTTTCGATCGCGCCATTCAAATCTAA
- the ftsH3 gene encoding ATP-dependent zinc metalloprotease FtsH3, with protein sequence MNKRWRNAGLYALLVVVVIALATAIFDGSGPETQTMRYSQFLDAVQNNQIERVSISADRTRARFTDPEGNGQVIVNLPNDQDLISTLETNNVDIVVMPQSDDSVWVRAFSTLLIPILLLGVLFFVLRRAQSGPGSQAMNFGKSKARVQMEPQTQVTFGDVAGIEQAKLELTEVVDFLKNADRFTAVGAKIPKGVLLVGPPGTGKTLLAKAVAGEAGVPFFSISGSEFVEMFVGVGASRVRDLFEQAKANAPCIVFIDEIDAVGRQRGAGLGGGNDEREQTLNQLLTEMDGFEGNTGIIIIAATNRPDVLDAALLRPGRFDRQVVVDRPDYAGRLEILNVHARGKTFSKDVDLQKIARRTPGFTGADLSNLLNEAAILAARRNLTEISMDEVNDAIDRVLAGPEKKDRVMSEKRKELVAYHEAGHALVGALMPDYDPVQKISIIPRGRAGGLTWFTPSEDRLESGLYSRSYLQNQMAVALGGRIAEEIIFGEEEVTTGASNDLQQVARVARQMVTRFGMSDKLGPVALGRQQGNMFLGRDIAAERDFSEETAATIDSEVRSLVDQAYLRAKQVLTNNRHVLDQLARMLVDKETVDSEELQHLLATNDVSMASIV encoded by the coding sequence GTGAATAAACGGTGGAGAAATGCAGGTTTGTATGCCCTGCTGGTCGTTGTAGTGATTGCGCTAGCAACGGCCATTTTTGACGGTTCTGGTCCTGAAACCCAGACCATGCGGTATAGCCAGTTTCTAGACGCGGTGCAAAACAACCAGATCGAGCGCGTCAGCATCAGCGCCGATCGCACCCGTGCCCGCTTTACCGACCCCGAAGGCAACGGCCAGGTGATTGTCAACCTGCCCAACGACCAAGACCTGATCAGCACCCTAGAAACCAACAACGTCGACATCGTGGTCATGCCCCAGAGCGACGACAGCGTTTGGGTGCGGGCCTTTAGCACTCTGCTGATTCCCATTTTGCTGCTAGGGGTACTGTTCTTTGTACTGCGCCGCGCCCAGAGTGGCCCCGGCAGCCAGGCCATGAACTTTGGTAAATCCAAAGCTCGGGTGCAGATGGAGCCTCAAACCCAGGTCACCTTTGGCGATGTAGCCGGCATTGAGCAGGCCAAGCTCGAGCTGACCGAAGTCGTTGACTTCCTCAAGAACGCCGATCGCTTCACCGCCGTCGGTGCCAAGATTCCTAAGGGTGTGCTGCTGGTCGGCCCTCCCGGTACCGGTAAAACTCTGCTGGCCAAGGCCGTAGCCGGTGAAGCGGGCGTGCCCTTCTTCTCCATCTCCGGTTCTGAGTTCGTCGAAATGTTTGTCGGTGTGGGTGCTTCCCGCGTCCGCGACCTGTTCGAGCAGGCCAAGGCCAACGCCCCCTGTATCGTGTTTATCGACGAGATTGACGCCGTCGGTCGTCAGCGGGGCGCAGGCCTTGGCGGCGGCAACGATGAGCGTGAGCAAACCCTCAACCAGTTGCTCACCGAGATGGATGGCTTTGAGGGCAATACCGGCATTATCATCATTGCCGCTACCAACCGTCCCGATGTACTCGATGCGGCTCTGCTACGCCCCGGTCGCTTTGACCGTCAGGTGGTGGTCGATCGCCCCGACTACGCTGGTCGCCTCGAAATTCTCAACGTCCACGCTCGCGGCAAGACATTCTCTAAGGATGTTGACCTCCAGAAGATCGCCCGTCGTACCCCTGGCTTTACCGGGGCCGACTTGTCGAACCTGCTGAACGAGGCCGCTATTCTCGCCGCCCGCCGCAACCTCACCGAAATTTCGATGGATGAGGTCAACGATGCGATCGATCGCGTCCTGGCTGGCCCCGAGAAGAAAGACCGGGTGATGAGCGAAAAGCGCAAAGAGCTAGTCGCTTACCACGAAGCCGGTCACGCCCTAGTCGGTGCCCTAATGCCCGACTACGACCCCGTACAGAAAATCAGCATCATCCCTCGCGGTCGAGCCGGTGGTCTGACCTGGTTTACCCCCAGCGAAGATCGCCTAGAGTCGGGCCTCTACTCCCGCTCCTATCTGCAAAATCAGATGGCCGTGGCCCTGGGTGGCCGCATCGCTGAAGAGATCATCTTTGGTGAAGAAGAAGTTACCACAGGCGCTTCTAACGACCTCCAGCAGGTGGCCCGCGTTGCCCGCCAGATGGTCACCCGCTTTGGCATGAGCGACAAACTCGGCCCCGTGGCCCTGGGTCGTCAGCAGGGCAATATGTTCCTGGGCCGCGACATCGCCGCCGAGCGCGATTTCTCTGAAGAAACTGCTGCCACCATCGACTCCGAGGTGCGTAGTCTGGTCGACCAGGCCTACCTGCGGGCCAAGCAGGTGCTCACCAACAACCGCCACGTGCTAGACCAACTGGCTCGTATGCTGGTTGACAAAGAGACTGTAGATTCGGAAGAACTTCAGCATCTGCTCGCTACCAACGATGTCAGCATGGCTTCCATCGTGTAG